One segment of Bradyrhizobium sp. CB2312 DNA contains the following:
- a CDS encoding DUF3309 family protein, whose protein sequence is MSIGTIILIILVIALLGGFSGIGGGPFYGTGYYGGGGLGLVIVILLILLLMGRI, encoded by the coding sequence ATGTCTATCGGTACGATCATTCTGATCATTCTCGTCATCGCCCTGCTCGGCGGCTTCAGCGGCATCGGCGGCGGTCCGTTCTACGGCACCGGCTATTACGGTGGCGGCGGCCTCGGGCTCGTCATCGTCATTCTGCTGATCCTGCTCCTGATGGGACGGATCTAG
- a CDS encoding polyhydroxyalkanoic acid system family protein: protein MSAPLVVSIPHRLGREEAVRRLKSGLGRAAASIPVMQVEEERWSGDTLAFRIRALGQIATGQVDVADDHVKVEVMLPWLLQRFAEMAQAAIKKRGQLLLTKDGGK from the coding sequence ATGTCAGCACCGCTTGTCGTTTCCATTCCGCATCGTCTCGGCCGCGAGGAGGCGGTGCGCCGGCTCAAGAGCGGCCTTGGACGTGCGGCCGCAAGCATTCCCGTGATGCAGGTCGAGGAGGAGCGCTGGAGCGGCGACACTCTGGCCTTCCGCATCCGCGCGCTCGGGCAGATCGCGACCGGACAGGTCGATGTCGCCGACGACCATGTGAAGGTCGAGGTGATGCTGCCGTGGCTGCTGCAGCGCTTCGCCGAGATGGCGCAGGCGGCGATCAAGAAGCGCGGGCAGCTACTGCTGACCAAGGACGGCGGGAAGTGA
- the treY gene encoding malto-oligosyltrehalose synthase — protein sequence MPPPIPLATYRLQLTADFDFDKAAAVVPYLKALGITHLYASPVMKARKGSTHGYDTVDHSQFNPELGGEAGFARLSDALKQHDLGLIIDFVPNHVGVHFADNPWWLDVLEWGQASPHAVSFDIDWDQLAYRARGGVLLPILGASYGEALECGEIELRYDPDEGSFSAWYFEHRLPIAPERYGEMLRIIVKEADAAETEAGKRLLALAARYTGLRRPSRKEAPAFKTELKEIDGAADIIHRGLAAYRAAKDRPAHTLALHHLLERQHYKLGHWRLASSDINYRRFFDVNGLAGLRVEDPGTFAATHRLVKQLVAEGKLQGIRLDHIDGLRDPAQYCQRLRRLVRDAQGNTKPFYTVIEKILCEHEKLPHFAGVQGTTGYEWMNAITHVLVDAKGLEALDETWRQISNRPPRLAPYVKEAKRRVLETLLTSEFTVLTRLLARIANGHYSTRDFSADSLRQALELYVLHFPVYRTYLTHSGPTALDRKLIDDTIERARAEWFAADEGIFDFLRDALTMDLLKPGRPPHSAPRVRRFALKVQQFTGPLMAKSLEDTAFYQFHRLLALNEVGGDPASNGLTIAAFHEAMRARAREWPQGMTATATHDTKRGEDARARIAALSEIPGEWTSAVSRWKVLNAPHLALHGNLRAPSATFEYMLYQTLLGAWPLEEPADAGFIERIQAYALKAAREGKEETSWLNPHEAYENGIQSFIAKILDPALSGEFLEALQTLARRIALLGALNGLSQLTLKATLPGVPDFYQGTEFWDLSLVDPDNRRPVDFSARHAALGVLDNPDWGGLTRNWPDGRLKLAWTRHLLKLRNDHAEVFAQGDYRPLEVHGADADHVIAFARRYGRAAVIVVVGHQFAAFTRAGREWPAFESLDATVDIDGYTVPGFAGNELPLARAFRDFPASVKLANAASAIRPARQRMRA from the coding sequence ATGCCTCCCCCCATTCCGCTTGCGACCTATCGGCTTCAGCTCACCGCGGATTTCGACTTCGACAAGGCCGCCGCTGTCGTGCCTTATCTCAAGGCGCTGGGGATCACGCATCTCTACGCCTCGCCGGTGATGAAGGCGCGCAAGGGCTCGACCCATGGCTACGACACCGTCGATCACAGCCAGTTCAATCCCGAGCTTGGCGGCGAAGCCGGTTTTGCGCGGCTAAGCGATGCGCTGAAGCAGCACGACCTCGGCCTCATCATCGATTTCGTGCCCAACCATGTCGGCGTGCATTTTGCCGACAATCCCTGGTGGCTCGACGTGCTGGAATGGGGCCAGGCCTCGCCGCACGCGGTATCCTTCGACATCGACTGGGATCAACTGGCCTACCGCGCCCGCGGCGGCGTGCTGCTGCCGATCCTCGGCGCGTCCTATGGCGAGGCGCTGGAGTGCGGCGAGATCGAGCTGCGCTACGATCCCGACGAGGGCAGCTTTTCCGCCTGGTATTTCGAGCATCGCCTGCCGATCGCGCCGGAACGCTATGGCGAGATGCTGCGCATCATCGTGAAGGAAGCGGACGCCGCCGAGACCGAGGCCGGCAAGCGCCTGCTGGCGCTCGCGGCGCGCTACACCGGGCTGCGCCGGCCTAGCCGCAAGGAGGCTCCCGCCTTCAAGACGGAGCTGAAGGAGATCGATGGCGCGGCCGATATCATCCATCGCGGGCTTGCCGCCTACCGTGCCGCCAAGGATCGACCCGCGCATACGCTGGCGCTGCATCACCTTCTGGAGCGCCAGCACTACAAGCTCGGGCACTGGCGGCTCGCCTCCAGCGACATCAACTATCGCCGCTTCTTCGACGTCAACGGGCTGGCAGGCCTGCGCGTCGAGGACCCCGGCACGTTCGCCGCCACGCACCGGCTGGTGAAGCAGCTCGTTGCGGAGGGCAAGCTGCAAGGCATCCGTCTCGATCACATCGACGGCCTGCGCGATCCCGCGCAATATTGCCAGCGGCTGCGCCGGCTGGTGCGCGACGCGCAAGGTAATACAAAGCCGTTCTACACCGTGATCGAGAAGATCCTGTGCGAGCACGAGAAGCTGCCGCACTTCGCCGGCGTGCAGGGCACGACCGGCTATGAGTGGATGAACGCGATCACCCATGTCCTGGTCGATGCCAAGGGGCTGGAGGCGCTGGACGAGACCTGGCGGCAGATCAGCAACCGGCCGCCGCGGCTTGCGCCTTACGTCAAGGAGGCCAAGCGGCGCGTGCTGGAGACGCTGCTCACCTCCGAGTTCACCGTGCTGACGCGCCTGCTCGCGCGCATCGCCAACGGCCACTACTCGACTCGCGACTTCTCCGCCGACAGCCTGCGGCAGGCGCTCGAGCTCTATGTGCTGCATTTCCCGGTGTACCGCACATATCTCACCCATAGCGGCCCGACGGCGCTCGACCGCAAGCTGATCGACGATACCATCGAGCGCGCCCGCGCCGAATGGTTCGCGGCCGACGAGGGCATCTTCGACTTCCTGCGCGATGCGCTGACGATGGACCTGCTCAAGCCCGGCCGGCCGCCGCACAGCGCCCCGCGCGTGCGCCGCTTCGCGCTGAAGGTGCAGCAGTTCACCGGGCCGTTGATGGCGAAGTCGCTGGAGGACACCGCGTTCTACCAGTTCCACCGGCTGCTCGCGCTGAACGAGGTCGGCGGCGATCCCGCCAGCAACGGCCTCACCATTGCCGCCTTCCACGAGGCGATGCGAGCGCGCGCGAGGGAATGGCCGCAGGGGATGACGGCGACCGCGACCCACGACACCAAGCGCGGCGAGGATGCCCGCGCGCGGATCGCGGCGCTCAGCGAGATCCCGGGCGAATGGACCAGCGCGGTGTCGCGCTGGAAGGTGCTGAACGCGCCGCATCTCGCCCTCCACGGCAATCTGCGCGCGCCGTCGGCGACGTTCGAATACATGCTCTACCAGACCCTGCTCGGCGCCTGGCCGCTCGAAGAACCGGCCGATGCCGGCTTCATCGAGCGGATCCAGGCCTATGCGCTGAAAGCCGCGCGCGAGGGCAAGGAGGAGACGAGCTGGCTCAATCCGCATGAGGCCTATGAGAACGGCATTCAAAGCTTCATCGCAAAGATCCTCGATCCCGCGCTGTCGGGTGAATTTTTGGAGGCGCTCCAGACGCTAGCGCGCCGCATCGCGCTGCTCGGCGCCTTGAACGGGCTGAGCCAGCTCACGCTGAAGGCAACGTTGCCGGGCGTGCCCGACTTCTACCAGGGCACCGAATTCTGGGACCTCTCGCTGGTCGATCCCGACAACCGCCGCCCCGTGGATTTTTCCGCCCGGCACGCGGCGCTGGGCGTGCTCGACAATCCGGATTGGGGCGGCCTAACCAGGAACTGGCCGGACGGCCGGCTCAAGCTGGCGTGGACGCGGCACCTGCTCAAGCTGCGCAATGACCATGCCGAGGTCTTCGCACAGGGCGACTACCGGCCGCTGGAGGTGCACGGCGCGGACGCAGATCACGTCATCGCGTTCGCCCGGCGGTACGGCCGCGCCGCTGTGATCGTCGTGGTCGGACATCAGTTCGCCGCCTTCACGCGGGCCGGCCGGGAGTGGCCCGCATTCGAAAGTCTCGACGCAACCGTGGACATCGACGGCTACACCGTGCCGGGCTTTGCCGGCAACGAACTGCCGCTCGCACGGGCTTTCCGCGATTTTCCCGCATCGGTCAAGCTGGCCAACGCGGCGAGCGCCATCAGGCCTGCGCGGCAGCGCATGCGCGCCTGA
- the treZ gene encoding malto-oligosyltrehalose trehalohydrolase produces the protein MRPSFGARPTKDGVSFRLWAPGARRVDLLLERRHAMQRRQDGWYVADIDDLAVGTPYKFRIDDEIDVPDPASAFQPDDVFGPSEVIDHDAFTWRARDWRGRPWEETVLIETHVGTFTAEGTYRAMIDRLDHLVATGITALELMPLADFAGRRGWGYDGVLWYAPDSAYGRPEDLKALIDEAHLRGLMVFLDVVYNHFGPEGNYLGRYAPGFFTDAHTPWGSAIDYRVPQVRAFAVENALSWLGDYRFDGLRLDAANHIMAVPGEQSMLQDLSAAAGELAKATGRHIHLVLENGDNRASLLDAAQEPPNGKYRAQWNDDYHHVWHVMLTGELNGYYGDYQTPRMDLARALASGFVYQGEISEFWGKKPRGEPSGDLPPATFVNFLQNHDQIGNRPFGDRLESLASPQQVEAALAVTLLAPMVPMLFQGEEWGSTVPFPFFCDFQGGLADAVRKGRKQEYAWAYETYGDEVPDPLDPATLRSAVLDWTGRTPEQDKRLALVRDLLMLRRKEIAPRLRGSRFGDAEAADNGLLSAHWRMGDGTTLRLVANLSDRDITHSDNNAGPPIWGGAAGDRLPPWSVVWRLGG, from the coding sequence ATGAGGCCATCCTTCGGGGCGAGGCCGACGAAAGACGGCGTGTCGTTCCGCCTGTGGGCGCCCGGTGCGCGCCGCGTCGATCTGCTGCTCGAGCGACGGCACGCGATGCAGCGGCGGCAGGACGGCTGGTATGTCGCGGACATCGACGATCTTGCCGTCGGCACTCCCTACAAATTCAGGATCGACGACGAGATCGACGTGCCAGATCCCGCCTCGGCCTTCCAGCCCGACGACGTGTTCGGCCCGAGCGAGGTGATCGACCACGACGCCTTCACATGGCGCGCGCGCGACTGGCGCGGCCGTCCCTGGGAAGAGACGGTGCTGATCGAGACCCATGTCGGCACCTTCACCGCCGAAGGCACCTACCGCGCCATGATCGACAGGCTCGATCATCTCGTCGCCACCGGCATCACCGCGCTGGAGCTGATGCCGCTCGCCGATTTCGCCGGCCGCCGCGGCTGGGGTTATGACGGTGTGCTCTGGTATGCGCCCGACAGCGCCTACGGCCGGCCCGAGGATCTGAAAGCGCTGATCGACGAGGCGCATCTGCGCGGGCTGATGGTGTTCCTCGACGTCGTCTACAATCATTTCGGTCCCGAGGGGAATTACCTCGGCCGCTATGCACCTGGCTTCTTCACCGACGCGCACACGCCCTGGGGCAGCGCGATCGACTATCGCGTGCCGCAGGTGCGCGCATTCGCGGTCGAGAACGCGCTGTCCTGGCTCGGCGACTACCGCTTCGACGGTCTGCGGCTCGATGCCGCCAATCACATCATGGCGGTGCCCGGCGAGCAGTCGATGCTGCAGGACCTCAGCGCCGCCGCCGGCGAGCTCGCCAAGGCCACCGGGCGGCACATCCACCTCGTGCTGGAGAACGGCGACAATCGCGCCAGCCTGCTCGACGCCGCGCAGGAGCCGCCGAACGGCAAATATCGCGCGCAGTGGAACGACGACTATCACCACGTCTGGCACGTGATGCTGACCGGCGAGCTCAACGGCTATTATGGCGACTACCAGACGCCGCGCATGGACCTCGCCCGCGCGCTGGCCTCCGGCTTCGTCTATCAGGGCGAGATCTCGGAATTCTGGGGCAAGAAGCCGCGCGGTGAGCCGAGCGGCGATCTGCCGCCGGCGACCTTCGTCAACTTCCTGCAAAACCACGACCAGATCGGCAACCGTCCGTTCGGCGACCGGCTCGAGAGCCTCGCCTCGCCGCAGCAGGTCGAAGCCGCGCTCGCAGTGACCTTGCTGGCGCCGATGGTGCCGATGCTGTTTCAGGGCGAAGAATGGGGCTCGACCGTGCCCTTCCCGTTCTTCTGCGACTTCCAGGGCGGGCTTGCCGACGCCGTGCGCAAGGGCCGCAAGCAGGAATATGCCTGGGCTTACGAGACATACGGCGACGAGGTGCCCGACCCGCTCGATCCGGCCACGCTGCGATCAGCCGTGCTCGACTGGACCGGCCGCACGCCGGAGCAGGACAAGCGGCTCGCGCTGGTCCGCGACTTGCTCATGCTCCGCCGCAAGGAGATCGCGCCGCGGCTGAGGGGCTCGAGGTTCGGCGATGCCGAGGCGGCCGACAACGGCTTGCTCTCCGCGCATTGGCGCATGGGCGATGGCACGACGTTGCGTCTCGTCGCCAATCTGTCGGACCGCGACATCACGCACTCGGACAACAATGCAGGCCCGCCGATCTGGGGCGGCGCGGCCGGCGACCGGCTCCCGCCCTGGTCGGTGGTCTGGCGCCTCGGAGGTTGA
- the glgX gene encoding glycogen debranching protein GlgX — MRLTAGSPARLGASWDGRGTNFALFSANAQKVELCLFDMQGRRELERIELPERTEDVWHGYLNDVSPGQLYGYRVHGPYEPEHGHRFNANKLLLDPYAKRLAGRLVWSDAHFAYRTGSPREDLSFDRRDNARGMPKAVVVDETFNWGRREIRPHIPWEDTIIYEAHVKGLTQKRDDVPPNLRGTYGGLSSPAMIEHLKKLGVTTIELLPIHSFVDDRILVEKKLANYWGYNTLSFFAPEPRYAQDNALDSFRTTVARLHDAGIEVMLDVVYNHTAEGNHLGPTLCYRGIDNASYYWLNRENPRYYDDFTGCGSSVNLTHPRVLQMVMDSLRYWVEVCHVDGFRFDLATTLARGPNGFERGSSFLTAVRQDPVLANVKLVAEPWDLGLGGYQVGAFPSQWSEWNDRYRSAMRRYWSGEGSLIGDISSRMTASSDLFNHDGRRPRASINHITVHDGFTLADLFSYNEKHNEANGEDNRDGSNDNHSNNCGVEGPTDDPQILGLRRQLRKNVLACLMLAQGVPLLLAGDEVGNSQSGNNNAYCQDNEVGWVGWDNLGNDGEDMVDYVGQLADIRRRFSQLRSHRWLDGRLADGASYGALWLTPAGDEMTESDWKFPEGRFLSYVMGPVEPGAAAIFIVLNAAPEEIAFKLPEIDEYKSWQQILNTTDAKLNSIDFLPGSDSKAPPRSVLAFAGAP, encoded by the coding sequence ATGCGCCTGACCGCTGGATCGCCCGCACGCCTCGGCGCAAGCTGGGACGGACGCGGCACCAATTTCGCGCTGTTCTCCGCCAACGCACAGAAGGTCGAGCTCTGCCTGTTCGACATGCAAGGACGGCGCGAGCTCGAGCGCATCGAATTGCCTGAACGCACCGAGGACGTCTGGCACGGCTATCTCAACGACGTCTCGCCGGGACAGCTCTACGGCTACCGCGTGCATGGCCCCTACGAGCCCGAGCACGGCCACAGGTTCAACGCCAACAAGCTGCTGCTCGACCCCTATGCCAAGCGGCTCGCCGGGCGGCTGGTCTGGAGCGATGCGCATTTCGCCTACCGAACCGGCTCGCCGCGCGAAGACCTCTCCTTCGACCGGCGCGACAATGCGCGCGGCATGCCCAAGGCCGTCGTGGTCGACGAGACCTTCAACTGGGGCCGCCGCGAGATCCGGCCCCACATCCCCTGGGAAGACACCATCATCTACGAGGCCCACGTCAAGGGCCTGACGCAGAAGCGCGACGACGTGCCGCCGAATTTGCGCGGCACCTATGGCGGGCTGTCCTCGCCCGCCATGATCGAGCATCTGAAGAAGCTCGGCGTCACCACGATCGAGCTCTTGCCGATCCACAGCTTCGTCGACGACCGTATTCTGGTGGAAAAGAAGCTCGCCAATTACTGGGGCTACAACACGCTGTCCTTCTTCGCGCCGGAGCCGCGCTACGCCCAGGACAACGCGCTGGATTCCTTTCGCACCACGGTGGCGCGCCTGCACGATGCCGGCATCGAGGTGATGCTCGACGTCGTCTACAACCACACCGCCGAGGGTAATCATCTCGGCCCGACGCTGTGTTATCGCGGCATCGACAACGCCTCCTATTACTGGCTGAACCGCGAGAACCCGCGCTATTACGACGATTTCACCGGCTGCGGCTCGTCGGTGAACCTCACCCATCCGCGCGTGCTCCAGATGGTGATGGATTCGCTGCGCTACTGGGTCGAGGTCTGCCATGTCGACGGCTTCCGCTTCGACCTCGCCACCACGCTCGCGCGCGGGCCGAACGGTTTCGAGCGCGGCAGCTCGTTCCTGACCGCGGTCCGGCAGGATCCCGTGCTGGCGAACGTGAAGCTGGTCGCCGAGCCCTGGGACCTCGGCCTCGGCGGCTACCAGGTCGGCGCCTTCCCGTCGCAATGGTCGGAGTGGAACGATCGCTATCGCAGCGCCATGCGCCGCTACTGGAGCGGCGAAGGCAGCCTGATCGGCGACATCTCCAGCCGCATGACGGCGTCGTCCGACCTGTTCAACCATGACGGCCGACGGCCACGCGCCAGCATCAATCACATCACCGTGCATGACGGCTTCACGCTGGCCGACCTCTTCAGCTACAACGAGAAGCACAACGAGGCCAACGGCGAGGACAATCGCGACGGCTCCAACGACAACCACAGCAACAATTGCGGTGTCGAGGGCCCGACCGACGATCCGCAAATCCTCGGCCTGCGGCGGCAGCTGCGCAAGAACGTGTTGGCCTGCCTGATGCTCGCGCAGGGCGTTCCGCTGCTGCTGGCCGGCGACGAGGTCGGCAATTCGCAATCCGGCAACAACAACGCCTATTGCCAGGACAACGAGGTCGGCTGGGTCGGCTGGGACAATCTCGGCAACGACGGCGAGGACATGGTCGATTACGTCGGCCAGCTCGCCGACATCCGTCGCCGCTTCTCGCAGCTTCGCAGCCATCGCTGGCTCGACGGACGCCTAGCCGACGGCGCCTCCTACGGCGCGCTGTGGCTGACGCCTGCCGGCGACGAGATGACGGAGAGCGACTGGAAGTTTCCGGAAGGTCGGTTCCTCTCTTATGTGATGGGCCCGGTGGAACCGGGCGCGGCTGCGATCTTTATCGTACTGAACGCCGCCCCCGAAGAGATCGCATTCAAATTGCCCGAGATCGACGAATACAAGAGCTGGCAGCAGATCCTGAACACGACAGATGCCAAGCTGAACAGCATCGACTTCCTGCCCGGTAGCGACAGCAAGGCGCCGCCGCGCTCCGTGCTCGCCTTCGCGGGGGCGCCATGA
- the glgB gene encoding 1,4-alpha-glucan branching protein GlgB — translation MPKLPAEAYAIIEGRHSDPFHYLGLHPEGGKSVVRAFLPEASNVEAVGEHGEVAALDRVHAAGLFIGALPNGSKHYQLRAKFGDNVVEFEDAYRFPPILTDFDLYLLGEGTHQRLYDKLGAHPMRLEGIDGIGFVVLAPNARRVSVVGDFNFWDGRRHPMRVRGAGYWELFIPHAKSGDHYKFEIIGPHGHLLPLKSDPLAFASEVRPKTASIVFDEAHLPRPRPAPDGINALSAPMSIYEVHLGSWRRKNGNEWLTYRELAEQLPAYARDMGFTHLEFLPVSEHPFDGSWGYQPTGLYAPTSRFGTPDDFAALVDACHREGIGVLLDWVPGHFPDDPHGLGSFDGTALYEHANPLQGRHLDWGTLIYNYGRTEVTNFLVSNALFWLERYAIDGLRVDAVASMLYLDYSRPPGAWIPNQYGGRENIEAINFLRRFNTELFARFPQATTAAEESTAWPQVSRPVEFGGLGFGYKWNMGWMHDTLNYISKDPIHRKHHHGEILFGLHYAFSENFILPLSHDEVVHGKRSILGRMPGDEWQRFANLRAYYSFMFGHPGKKLLFMGAEIAQSREWNHDQSLDWHLLEYKYHSGIQALIRDLNRLYRAVPALHQMDCDQAGFEWLITDDANRNVFAWLRKGFDEHARCLVLVNFSPNVYRNYRVPVPFAGKWKEVFNSDSGHYGGGDVGNIGEVQAVDGELRLTVPPLGAIFLVPES, via the coding sequence ATGCCTAAACTGCCTGCCGAAGCCTACGCCATCATCGAAGGCCGTCACTCCGACCCCTTCCACTATCTCGGGCTGCATCCCGAGGGCGGCAAAAGCGTGGTGCGCGCGTTCCTGCCCGAAGCCTCCAATGTCGAGGCGGTCGGCGAGCATGGCGAGGTCGCAGCCCTCGACCGTGTCCACGCAGCCGGCCTGTTCATCGGCGCGCTGCCCAATGGCTCCAAGCACTATCAGCTGCGCGCAAAATTCGGCGACAATGTCGTCGAGTTCGAGGACGCCTACCGCTTTCCGCCGATCCTGACCGATTTCGATCTCTATTTGCTCGGCGAAGGCACCCATCAGCGCCTTTACGACAAGCTCGGCGCGCATCCGATGCGGCTCGAAGGCATCGACGGCATCGGCTTCGTGGTGCTGGCGCCGAATGCGCGGCGCGTGTCCGTGGTCGGCGATTTCAATTTCTGGGACGGGCGGCGCCATCCGATGCGGGTGCGCGGTGCCGGCTATTGGGAATTGTTCATTCCGCATGCGAAGAGTGGCGATCACTACAAGTTCGAGATCATCGGCCCGCACGGCCATCTGCTGCCGCTGAAATCCGATCCGCTGGCGTTTGCGAGCGAGGTGCGGCCAAAGACGGCCTCGATCGTGTTCGACGAGGCGCATCTGCCACGCCCCCGCCCGGCGCCCGACGGCATCAACGCGCTGTCGGCGCCGATGTCGATCTACGAGGTCCATCTCGGCTCGTGGCGGCGCAAGAACGGCAATGAATGGCTGACCTATCGCGAGCTCGCCGAGCAGTTGCCGGCCTATGCCCGCGACATGGGCTTCACCCATCTCGAATTCCTCCCCGTCAGCGAGCACCCGTTCGACGGCTCCTGGGGCTATCAGCCGACCGGACTTTATGCGCCGACCAGCCGCTTCGGCACGCCGGACGATTTCGCCGCCCTGGTCGATGCCTGCCATCGCGAGGGCATCGGCGTGCTGCTCGACTGGGTGCCCGGCCACTTCCCTGACGATCCGCACGGGCTCGGCAGCTTCGACGGCACGGCGCTGTACGAGCACGCCAACCCGCTCCAGGGCCGCCATCTCGACTGGGGCACGCTGATCTACAATTACGGCCGCACCGAAGTGACCAACTTCCTGGTGTCGAACGCGCTGTTCTGGCTGGAGCGCTATGCGATCGACGGCCTGCGCGTCGACGCCGTCGCCTCCATGCTCTATCTCGACTACAGCCGCCCGCCGGGCGCCTGGATCCCGAACCAGTATGGCGGGCGCGAAAACATCGAGGCGATCAACTTCCTGCGCCGCTTCAACACCGAGCTGTTCGCCCGCTTCCCGCAAGCCACCACCGCCGCCGAGGAATCCACCGCATGGCCGCAGGTGTCGCGCCCGGTCGAATTCGGCGGGCTCGGCTTCGGCTACAAGTGGAACATGGGCTGGATGCACGACACGCTGAACTACATCAGCAAGGATCCGATCCATCGCAAGCATCATCACGGCGAGATCCTGTTCGGCCTGCACTACGCCTTCTCGGAGAACTTCATCCTGCCGCTGTCACATGACGAGGTCGTGCACGGCAAGCGCTCGATCCTCGGCCGCATGCCCGGCGACGAATGGCAGCGCTTTGCGAATTTGCGCGCCTACTACAGCTTCATGTTCGGCCATCCCGGCAAGAAGCTGCTGTTCATGGGCGCGGAGATCGCGCAGAGCCGCGAATGGAATCACGACCAGTCGCTCGACTGGCACCTGCTCGAATACAAATACCATTCCGGCATCCAGGCGCTGATCCGCGACCTCAACCGGCTCTATCGCGCCGTGCCGGCGCTGCACCAGATGGATTGCGACCAGGCCGGCTTCGAATGGCTGATCACCGACGATGCCAACCGCAACGTGTTCGCCTGGCTGCGCAAGGGCTTTGACGAGCACGCACGCTGTCTCGTCCTCGTCAACTTCTCCCCCAACGTCTATCGCAACTATCGCGTGCCCGTGCCCTTTGCCGGCAAGTGGAAGGAAGTGTTCAATTCGGACTCCGGCCATTACGGCGGCGGCGACGTCGGGAACATCGGCGAGGTCCAGGCCGTTGACGGCGAGCTCCGCCTCACCGTTCCCCCTTTGGGCGCGATCTTCCTCGTTCCGGAAAGCTGA